One window of Etheostoma spectabile isolate EspeVRDwgs_2016 chromosome 6, UIUC_Espe_1.0, whole genome shotgun sequence genomic DNA carries:
- the ice1 gene encoding little elongation complex subunit 1 isoform X1: MMPGDSQSKTAAIAAVGNCRNCSILHQSLTEYVSSFLALKQKIPLSDDTTRLQQQLEELQIKLVTLEKKTADYESVQAELKNKKDALKTYEQMSVELEKLKHQNSKTMAENKTLEDQLKDVKELTETQSLENAQLKREKAVVENDLLETQTLLKTSQAQADRVEKLIEENTKTTSMNKKLEEQLKDVRELTETQSLENAQLKREKAVVEQDLLETQTALKTSQAEADQVEKLIEENATTTSIKDNLEKKVRLLEESVCNQNHQISQLSKEKILLGRNIHDLQVRLMKLEREMSKEYKSTSTQASVPEEPKVDKEKFQMLLQSLWACVEPTQPQQSSTDLLHLPESRSKPVLHSSPQNRLRSHLSNTSQSAPHKSRESHSYPMQTGDTFTQLKASPRWENAIKQQASLTSMNSAKKQTDTPKKRKRLSKEHKSEESSTDLGSFEVSVEQIMALFKPMLACISPLPDLDTEMESMEATDGEKENHPKISDSAPSQQEASLPITPSEETSHCPKTSALPTEVKADVPGVTTQEGEHNSNENDATDLGQIELSSVTEMKGKSNTDADEIHLQKYMQTEQEPEAVSLGSASSSSTSDITMLVEVVSVTTESQMGSGCASPSSIVAGSIFERDNALGKANEDQSETITKMDVDTSLSDVTGAETVTPDGGESPRRSDTTALSEDTADVQLATSSVSSSTFIDSVRDAEVTNTESGSEMGNRDAAVFKPQENKGCLGKDTNVPEYTPCLSSSSDDIGSVSSKPFEERLESDATIKPIGEEDGNEAQGAGADDVAASPSESNDADRPPCPLKSPLLTKEDDKSHAHQESGHANLETPSKKDVDMETSESEIPSDHGPSLSDSQETVNCEFVKENLHSVCRQLSPTCLLPTLKLQALETHANPERLNVGVNIEHSSTYEETLESVPSLEGEGVFENANVKNLLQDSIDASNHKVAKYNLRSGRSTTSLKSAAATNRQNKCLKLSSSVLEKQSPHVIRERKPSPVDDSTAQSPECIGQVRSEMGPPLPRVLTPLSTPPKAGKSINPRQAIGKLSFLSPMDRLASPTTPVQAHLTPNSQQLSSSSLNGVPSSPLQFGSATPKHAVPVPGRLPVTAMSSSPSSSSTPVCQENSMRILDTMYPELSAHARTLSILRGNVGLSVCSLENGTLPTTTESQMSSFKTINSASTAFTKTEMRGEKRQCIGMPQPKSSKCLRLDNCSSVSRKQVPSSSSNSGEETASPQTPRLQRLKNETVSPPTEGGEPAEQNLIANYLKKIEHQCFDLLPVIQSHLYVGNLPKKPVLRDEEKEVISEICQSSSLKADDMILAILNKLKAEKSVLSVNYMQALCRVHTGICRQKRDWEKAHILAHSLLTQDFPDSAKLILFVVTTWPNVLSHSSSMCQAIHTVTKLKAQEHLLNCLSAFLGWEKSPPCDIDDLISRTLSDIRSGSRLSFTKHSRYGHDLGTEAWQHVLTLQLLCAHKKWQWTYNNVLGKELWPLMNTWVTQPRDQQGPVSDVTVATVLRLIGRLGQLGMEEKCVSSVLTVANIINTLGRHGQTEGVPWEVQLAAIYCIYDLSPCNPKQALDALAGWRGETSQSVPPAITSCINQLASLCRQVDLQKTHML, encoded by the exons ATGATGCCAGGGGACAGTCAGTCCAAAACGGCAGCAATTGCCGCGGTTGGAAACTGTAGGAACTGCTCTATTTTGCACCAG AGCCTGACTGAATATGTGTCGTCATTTCTGGCACTGAAACAGAAGATACCGCTTTCTGA TGACACAACCAGGCTTCAACAACAGCTAGAAGAGCTGCAGATCAAATTGGTTACTCTGGAGAAAAAGACGGCCGATTATGAATCTGTGCAGGCAGAACTGAAGAATAAGAAG GATGCCCTCAAGACCTATGAACAGATGTCTGTAgaattggaaaaattgaagcaCCAGAATAGCAAGACGATGGCAGA GAATAAGACGCTTGAAGACCAGCTAAAAGATGTGAAAG AACTGACAGAAACACAGTCACTAGAAAATGCACAGCTGAAGAGGGAAAAGGCCGTAGTAGAAAATGATTTGCTGGAAACTCAG ACATTGTTGAAGACATCTCAGGCACAAGCAGATCGTGTTGAGAAGTTGATAGAGGAGAACACCAAGACAACAAGCAT GAATAAGAAGCTTGAAGAGCAGCTAAAGGATGTGAGAG AACTGACAGAAACACAGTCACTTGAAAATGCACAGCTGAAGAGGGAAAAGGCCGTAGTAGAACAGGATTTGCTGGAAACTCAG ACAGCTTTGAAGACATCTCAGGCAGAAGCAGATCAAGTTGAAAAGTTGATAGAGGAGAACGCCACGACAACAAGCAT AAAGGACAACCTCGAAAAGAAAGTTAGACTGCTTGAAG AATCTGTTTGCAACCAGAATCATCAAATATCCCAACTGAGCAAAGAAAAGATCCTGCTAGGGAGAAATATCCATGACCTCCAG GTGAGACTGATGAAACTGGAAAGAGAAATGAGTAAAG AATATAAGAGCACATCAACTCAAGCAAGTGTACCTGAGGAGCCTAAAGTTGACAAAG AAAAGTTCCAGATGCTTCTACAGAGCTTGTGGGCATGTGTGGAACCTACTCAACCGCAGCAATCCTCAACAGACCTGTTGCACTTACCTG AGTCCAGGTCAAAGCCAGTTCTACACTCCTCCCCACAAAACAGACTGCGCTCTCATCTGAGTAACACGTCCCAGTCTGCTCCTCACAAGAGCAGAGAATCCCACAGTTACCCCATGCAGACAGGAGACACGTTTACACAGTTAAAAGCCTCTCCTCGCTGGGAGAACGCCATCAAGCAGCAAGCATCTCTGACGTCAATGAATAGTGCCaagaaacaaacagacactcccaaaaaaagaaaacgattGTCCAAGGAACACAAAAGTGAGGAGTCATCTACTGACCTGGGCAGCTTCGAAGTGTCTGTTGAACAGATAATGGCATTGTTCAAACCAATGCTTGCCTGCATTTCCCCGCTACCAGATTTG GACACAGAGATGGAATCGATGGAGGCAACTGATGGGGAAAAGGAAAACCATCCCAAAATCTCTGACTCGGCTCCTTCTCAACAAGAAGCGTCCTTACCCATCACACCATCAGAAGAAACAAGCCACTGTCCAAAGACTTCTGCACTACCAACAGAGGTGAAGGCAGATGTACCAGGGGTCACAACACAGGAAGGGGAACACAATTCTAATGAAAATGATGCCACAGACTTGGGACAAATTGAGTTGAGTAGCGTTACTGAAATGAAGGGCAAAAGCAACACAGATGCTGATGAAATCCATCTTCAAAAATACATGCAGACTGAGCAGGAGCCAGAGGCTGTGAGTTTAGGGTCTGCATCATCTTCTTCCACGTCAGACATAACAATGTTGGTTGAGGTTGTCTCTGTAACTACTGAAAGTCAAATGGGATCCGGCTGTGCAAGTCCCAGTAGCATTGTCGCTGGTAGCATCTTTGAAAGGGACAATGCTTTAGGAAAGGCCAACGAGGATCAGTCAGAGACTATTACAAAGATGGATGTAGACACAAGCCTGAGTGATGTTACTGGTGCTGAAACAGTCACTCCTGATGGTGGAGAGTCACCCAGAAGGAGTGATACAACCGCACTCTCTGAAGACACAGCAGATGTACAGTTAGCTACTTCCTCAGTTTCTTCCTCAACATTCATTGACTCTGTGAGAGACGCTGAGGTTACAAATACAGAAAGTGGCTCAGAAATGGGCAATCGAGATGCCGCAGTCTTTAAACCCCAGGAGAATAAAGGCTGTCTTGGTAAAGACACAAATGTGCCAGAGTATACCCCCTGTTTGTCAAGCAGCAGTGATGACATCGGTAGTGTCTCCAGTAAACCTTTTGAAGAGAGGCTTGAAAGTGATGCAACCATAAAACCTATTGGGGAGGAAGATGGGAATGAAGCACAAGGAGCTGGAGCAGATGATGTAGCAGCTTCTCCCTCAGAGTCAAATGATGCTGATAGACCTCCGTGTCCTCTCAAGTCTCCACTGTTGACGAAGGAAGATGACAAGTCCCATGCTCACCAGGAATCTGGTCACGCAAATCTTGAAACTCCTTCAAAAAAGGATGTTGACATGGAGACTTCAGAGAGTGAAATACCATCAGACCATGGACCTTCCCTTTCTGACTCCCAAGAGACTGTTAACTGTGAATTTGTGAAAGAAAATCTACATTCTGTGTGCAGACAGTTGAGTCCTACATGTCTGTTACCCACTTTAAAATTGCAGGCTTTGGAAACCCATGCAAACCCAGAAAGATTGAATGTTGGTGTTAACATTGAACACAGTTCAACATACGAAGAAACTCTAGAGTCTGTGCCCAGTTTAGAGGGCGAAGGTGTCTTTGAAAATGCTAATGTCAAAAACTTGCTTCAGGACAGCATAGACGCAAGTAACCATAAAGTGGCCAAATATAATTTACGCTCTGGCAGGTCTACTACCTCATTGAAGAGTGCTGCTGCCACAAatagacaaaataaatgtttgaagTTGTCTTCAAGTGTGCTTGAAAAACAAAGCCCACATGTGATCAGAGAGAGAAAGCCTAGCCCAGTGGATGATTCtacagcgcagtcaccagaatGCATCGGCCAAGTTCGCTCTGAAATGGGCCCTCCACTTCCTCGTGTCCTAACCCCCCTGAGCACACCTCCAAAGGCGGGCAAATCGATCAATCCAAGGCAGGCTATTGGGAAACTGTCCTTTCTCTCACCCATGGATAGATTGGCTTCACCTACCACTCCTGTCCAGGCCCACTTGACACCCAACAGCCAGCAGCTGAGTTCCTCATCTCTAAACGGAGTCCCCTCATCGCCACTTCAGTTTGGCTCGGCCACTCCGAAACATGCTGTGCCGGTCCCAGGTCGCCTGCCCGTGACGGCAATGAGTTCGTCTCCGTCGTCTTCCTCCACCCCTGTGTGTCAGGAAAACTCCATGAGGATTCTTGACACCATGTACCCGGAGCTCTCTGCCCACGCCCGGACTCTAAGCATTCTAAGAGGGAACGTCGGTCTTAGCGTTTGTTCACTGGAGAATGGAACATTACCGACAACAACCGAAAGTCAGATGTCTTCCTTTAAAACGATCAACTCCGCTTCAACGGCCTTCACCAAGACAGAgatgagaggagaaaaaagacagtGCATTGGTATGCCTCAACCTAAAAGCAGCAAATGTCTCCGGCTAGATAACTGCTCTTCTGTCAGTCGCAAGCAGGtgccttcctcttcctcaaaCAGTGGAGAGGAGACCGCCTCACCCCAGACTCCAAGGCTCCAACGGCTAAAAAATGAGACAGTCTCTCCACCCACGGAAGGTGGAGAACCTGCAGAACAAAATCTTATTGCTAACTATTTAAAGAAGATTGAACATCAGTGTTTTGATCTATTGCCTGTGATCCAGAGCCACCTGTATGTTGGTAACCTGCCCAAAAAGCCTGTCTTAAGAGACGAGGAGAAGGAGGTTATCTCCGAGATCTGCCAAAGCAGCTCG CTTAAGGCAGACGATATGATTTTGGCCATCCTGAACAAGCTGAAAGCAGAGAAAAGTGTTCTCAGCGTTAACTACATGCAGGCCCTCTGTAGAGTCCACACAGGGATCTGTAGACAGAAGAGAGACTGGGAGAAGGctcacatcttggcccacagCCTTCTCACACAAG ATTTCCCAGACTCTGCCAAGCTGATATTGTTTGTGGTGACAACATGGCCCAATGTTCTCTCACACAGTAGTTCTATGTGCCAGGCAATACATACTGTCACCAAACTGAAAGCACAAGAACACCTCCTAAACTGCCTTTCAGCATTTCTTGGTTGGGAGAAG AGTCCTCCCTGTGACATTGATGATCTGATCTCCAGAACGTTGTCGGATATTCGGTCAGGGTCACGCCTGTCTTTCACTAAACACAGTCGGTATGGGCATGACCTGGGGACTGAGGCTTGGCAGCATGTCTTAACACTGCAACTCCTTTGTGCTCACAAGAAGTGGCAGTGGACCTATAATAATGTTTTGGG CAAGGAGTTGTGGCCATTAATGAACACTTGGGTGACACAGCCCAGAGATCAACAAGGCCCCGTCTCCGATGTGACCGTCGCCACTGTACTCCGACTCATAG GACGCCTCGGTCAACTGGGAATGGAAGAGAAGTGTGTTTCCTCTGTGTTAACTGTCGCCAACATCATCAACACGTTGGGTAGGCATGGACAGACTGAAG GTGTGCCATGGGAGGTCCAGTTAGCAGCCATCTACTGCATCTACGACCTGTCCCCGTGCAACCCCAAGCAAGCCTTGGATGCCCTGGcaggatggagaggagagacatCTCAAAGTGTGCCTCCTGCTATTACTAGCTGCATTAATCAGTtagcttctctctgcagacaggtCGACCTGCAAAAGACGCACATGCTGTAG